The following proteins come from a genomic window of Carcharodon carcharias isolate sCarCar2 chromosome 10, sCarCar2.pri, whole genome shotgun sequence:
- the fth1a gene encoding ferritin, heavy polypeptide 1a, which yields MSSQVRQNYHPDCEAAISRQINLELYASYVYLSMSFYFDRDDIALKNFAKFFLEQSHEEREHAEKLMKLQNQRGGRILLQDIKKPDRDEWGSGLDAMVCSLELEKSVNQSLLELHKLATDRNDPHLCDFLETHYLDEQVKSIKLLGDHVTNLRRMGAPESGMAEYLFDKHTLGKDSS from the exons ATGAGCTCCCAGGTCCGACAGAATTACCATCCTGACTGTGAGGCCGCCATCAGCCGCCAGATCAACCTGGAGCTGTACGCGTCTTATGTTTACCTCTCCATG TCCTTCTACTTTGATCGAGATGACATTGCATTGAAGAATTTTGCAAAATTCTTTCTTGAGCAATCTCATGAAGAGCGTGAACATGCTGAGAAACTCATGAAACTACAAAACCAGCGAGGAGGGCGCATCTTACTCCAGGATATCAAG AAACCCGATCGTGATGAATGGGGAAGTGGCTTGGATGCAATGGTGTGCTCTTTGGAGCTGGAAAAGAGTGTAAACCAGTCGCTTTTAGAATTGCATAAACTGGCTACAGACAGGAATGACCCACAT CTCTGTGACTTCCTGGAGACCCACTACCTGGATGAACAGGTCAAGTCTATCAAGCTATTAGGAGACCATGTAACCAACCTGCGGAGAATGGGCGCTCCTGAAAGTGGAATGGCTGAGTACTTATTTGACAAGCACACTTTGGGTAAAGACAGCAGCTGA